One Solanum lycopersicum chromosome 4, SLM_r2.1 DNA window includes the following coding sequences:
- the LOC101263699 gene encoding cytochrome P450 71AU50-like — MDIMQSGEAEFQFDHRHIKAILLDMLLAAMDTTASTAEWILTELLRLHPAVPLFFHEAMEDCVVDDLHIQKETRIIINCYAIHMDPNVWPDPEKFFPERFVGSSIDFRGRELQLLPFGSG, encoded by the exons ATGGACATAATGCAATCTGGAGAAGCAGAATTTCAGTTTGACCATCGTCATATAAAAGCTATCCTCTTG GACATGCTTCTGGCTGCGATGGACACTACAGCATCAACAGCAGAATGGATACTCACCGAACTTCTTAG GCTGCATCCTGCTGTGCCACTATTTTTTCATGAGGCCATGGAAGATTGTGTAGTCGATGATCTCCACATACAAAAGGAAACCAGAATCATAATAAATTGTTACGCGATTCATATGGATCCAAATGTTTGGCCTGACCCTGAGAAGTTTTTTCCTGAGAGATTTGTTGGGAGCAGTATAGATTTTCGTGGACGCGAACTTCAACTTTTACCATTTGGCTCTGGGTGA